One window of Branchiostoma lanceolatum isolate klBraLanc5 chromosome 8, klBraLanc5.hap2, whole genome shotgun sequence genomic DNA carries:
- the LOC136439789 gene encoding uncharacterized protein has product MPRRKSKKVLKGLNEWKAKQQIKDRVDKQELHIRGEKPADDQELEVRGEDLAKEQVLEVRDDKGQLKDYARGTQQMGPPVEKQNLVRDKPHLEEVDKSGPSHPHEITPPEKRSRSWSKSS; this is encoded by the exons ATGCCAAGACGCAAGAGTAAGAAAGTACTGAAGGGGTTGAATGAGTGGAAGGCAAAGCAGCAAATCAAGGATCGGGTTGACAAGCAGGAGTTACACATAAGAGGAGAGAAACCGGCTGATGACCAGGAATTGGAGGTAAGAGGAGAGGATCTGGCCAAGGAGCAGGTATTGGAGGTAAGAG ATGATAAGGGGCAGTTGAAAGATTATGCTCGTGGCACACAACAG ATGGGACCTCCTGTAGAGAAGCAGAACCTGGTCCGCGATAAACCACATTTGGAGGAAGTAGACAAATCTGGCCCCAGCCATCCACACGAGATT ACCCCACCAGAGAAGAGAAGCAGATCATGGTCCAAGTCaagttaa